The sequence CACCTCCCAGGACCTGAAACGACGCGGTGGTGACTAAGACGTTCCAACGGGGTGACCTGATCGGCCATCCCTTCCGTGACCAGGGCCTGCTTGCACAGGCCCTGACGCACCGTAGTGCCGGTGCCCCGCACAACGAGCGGCTGGAGTTCCTCGGCGACAGCATCGTCAACATGCTGGTGGCCCAGGCGCTGTACCAGCGCTGGCCCAAGGCCGACGAGGGCGCACTGACCCGCGCTCGCGCCTCGCTGGTGTGCGAAGGGGCGCTGGCGACCATCGCCCGCACCCTGAAGCTGGGCGAGCGCCTGACCATGGGGCCGGGCGAGATGAAGTCCGGCGGCCATCGCCGCGACTCGATCCTGGCCGATGCGCTGGAAGCGGTCGTGGCCGCGATCTACCTGGATGCCGGTTTCGAGGCCTGCCGCGCGGTCGTGCTGCCGTGGTTCGAAGCCTCGCTGCAGGCGCTGCCGGCCACCGGCAAGCCGGAGAAGGACCCCAAGACCCGGTTGCAGGAATGGCTGCAGGCGCGGCAGAAGGGCCTGCCCGTTTATGAACTGGTCTCCGAAACCGGCGACGACCATGCCAAGCTTTTCCGCGTACGCTGCAGCGTGGCCGACCCGGCCGTGACCACCGAGGGCGAAGGCACCTCGCGGCGACTGGCCGAACAACAGGCGGCTGCCACCGCCATCGAGCGACTGGATTCAAAGTGAACGAGACCACCCCCCATCGTTGCGGCAGCGTTGCCGTCATCGGCCGTCCGAACGTCGGCAAGTCCACCCTGACCAATGCCCTGGTCGGCGCCAAGATCAGCATCGTCTCCAACCGGCCGCAGACCACGCGCCACCGGTTGCTGGGCATCGCCACCTTCCCGGAAGGCCAGCTGGTGCTGGTCGATACTCCCGGGCTGCACCGCCAGCAGAAGCGGGCGATGAACCGGGTGATGAACCGCGCCGCGCGGGGCTCCCTGGATGGCGTCGATGCCGGGCTGCTGGTGATCGAGGCCGGTCGCTGGGACGAGGAAGACACCCTGGCCTTCAACGTGCTGCGTGATGCCGGCATCCCGGTGGTGCTGGTGGTCAACAAGGTCGACCGGCTCAAGGACAAGGGTGCCCTGCTGCCGTTCCTGCAGCAGGTCACTGAAGGGCGCGACTTCGCCGCCGTGCACCCGATCTCCGCGCTCAAGCGCAATGGCCTGGAGCAGCTGGTCAAGGACCTGCTCAGGCTGGTGCCCGAGGCGCCGCCGATGTTCGGCGAGGACGAGATCACCGACCGCAGCCAGCGCTTCCTGGCCGGCGAACTGGTGCGTGAGCAGCTGATGCGCCAGCTTGGCGAGGAACTGCCGTACGCCACTACCGTGGAGATCGAGCGCTTTGCCGAGGACGGCAACCTGCTGCGCATCGGTGCGGTGATCTGGGTCGAGCGCGAAGGCCAGAAGGCAATCGTGATCGGCAAGGCCGGGGCGCGCCTGAAGGAAATCGGCGCCAAGTCGCGCCTGCAGATGGAACGCCTGTTCGGTGCCAAGGTCTTTCTGGAGACCTGGGTGCGCGTGCGCGAGGGCTGGTCCGACGACGAGGCCGCACTGAAGGCCTTCGGCTACGGCGAGAACTGATTCACCAGGGCCCGGCGCGCCTGATCCATGCGCATCGAGGACGAGCCGGCCTACGTGCTGCACGCCCGGGCCTGGCGCGAAACCAGCCTGCTGGTCGAGGTGCTGAGCGAGAACCACGGCCGCCTCGGCCTGCTCGCCCGCGGCGTGCACGGCCCGCGCAAGCAGCCGCTGCGCGCGGCCCTGCAGCCCTTGCAGGCGATCCGCTTCAGTGCGGTGCAACGCGGCGAACTCGCCCAACTGCGCGGTGCCGAGGCGATGGATGCCGCACCGCGCCTGGCCGGCGACAGCATGCTCGCCGGCTTCTACATAAACGAACTGCTGCTGCGGTTGGCCCCGCGCCAGGACCCGCTGCCCGAGCTGTATGACGCCTACGCCCGGGTGCGCCAGCGCCTTTCGGCCAGTGAGCCGCTGGCCTGGAGCCTGCGCCGCTTCGAGCGCGACCTGCTGGAGGCACTGGGCTTTGGCTTTGACCTGGCGCACGCGGCTGACGGCCAGCCGATCGATCCGGCGGCGCGCTACCAGCTTGATCCACTGGAAGGGCCGCGCCGCGTGCTCAGCGAACGCGCCGGCCAGCACCGCCGTGACATGGCCACCGGTGCCGCGCTGCTGGCGCTGGGCGAGGACCGCCAGCCCGGCACTGCCGACCTGGCCAGCCTGCGTCCGGTCATGCGTGCGGTACTGGCCCACCATCTGGGCGGGCGCGGCCTGAAATCCTGGGAAATGCTCGATGACCTGGCGCGGCGCCGGCAGCGGCCGGACCGCGCGCAGGATTGAGTTAGTGCAGCAGCGCGGCGACCGCCTCGCTGAACTGGTTGCGTGCCTGCATCGATCCCGGATGGTGGTGCAGCTCGCGCACCGCACGGCCCAGGCGGGCCGCCCCGACAAAACCACAGCTGGCCTGCAGGCGATGCAGCTGGCCCCGCAGCGCGGCCTCGTCCTGGCGCTGCAGCGCCGCGACCACGGCTTCGTGGGTCACCGGCAGTTCGGCCAGGAACAGTTCGCGCAGTGCCACCAGGTGGGTGCGCTGGCCGTTCAGTGCCGCCAGCGCGGCGGTTTCGTCCCAGTCGCCCAGCGGCGGCTGCCCGGCCGGCGGCGGATGGTCGTCGGCGCCACGGGCCAGCGCCCGGCGCACCGCCTTGAGCAGGGCGTCGGCGGTCATCGGCTTGACCAGGGTTTCGCCAAACCCGGCCCGGCGCAGGGATTCGCGCATTCCCGCGGTACCGTCGGCGGTGTGGGCCAGGGCCGGGACGCACGGCCAGCGCCGGCGTAGCTGCCGCAGCAGGTCGCCGCCGCTGCCGTCGGGCAGGTAGGCATCCACCAGCCACAGGTCGTAGCGGGTTTCCGCGGCCAGCCGCATGGCTTCGGCTACCGAGGCCACCGCATCCACGTTGGCCGGCAGCGACTCCAGGGTCGCCAGCAGGAAGCGCTGGCTGATCGGGTCGTCCTCCACCAGCAGCAGGCGGGGCAAGGGATCCTGTCCGGGAATCATGAGGGCTGCCTCCATGTCAGCTGTCCGGGCATCTTCAACCACGCCGGGCGCCGCTGCAACCGGGCGAGCCAAGCTCCGGTGCGCTTTCTGCGACAATAGCCGGCCATTTTTTGCCCGCAGCCTGTAGCCAAGTGGCCCGATCCCGCTCCCGCCTCGACAAGACCCCCTTCCAGACCGAAATCCTCGACCTCAGCCACGATGGCCGCGGCGTCGCCCGCCGCGACGGCGAGGGCGGCAAGGTCACCTTCGTCACCGGCGCGCTGCCGGGCGAGGTGGTGATGGCCGAGCAGACCGGCAAGAGCCGCCACTTCGACGAGGCGCGCACGGTGGAAGTGCTGCAGGCCTCGCCGCAGCGCGTGCAGCCGCGCTGTCCGCATTTCGGGGTGTGCGCCGGCTGCGTGCTGCAGCACCTGGAGGAGTCGCAGCAGATCGTGGCCAAGCAGCGCGTGCTGATGGACAACCTCGAGCGCATCGGCCACGTCAAGCCGGAAACGGTGCTGCCGCCCCTGGTCGGCGACAGCTGGGGCTACCGCCGCAAGGGCCGTTTCTCGGTGCGCCGGGTCGAGAAGAAGGACAAGACCCTGGTCGGCTTCCGCGAGCTGGATCCGCGCTTCGTCGCCGACCTGTCGCTGTGCCTGACCGTGATCCCGGAGATCGGTACCAAGGTCGCCGCGCTGTCGGCTTTCATTGAATCGCTGGAAGGCAAGCGCGACATCCCGCAGATCGAGTTCATCGGCGGCGACAGCGCGATTGCGCTGACCGTGCGCCACCTGCAGCCGCTCAGCGATGCCGACCGCCAGGCCTGGATCGACTTCGGCCAGCAGCATGGCTTTGCGATCTACCTGCAGCCCGGCGGTCTGGAGTCAGTACATGCGCTGTGGCCGGCCGAAGGCGTGGCGCTGTCGTTCCGCCTCCCGCAGTGGGACGTGGAACTGGCGTTCCGTCCGCTGGACTTCATCCAGGTCAACGCCAAGCTCAACGAGAAGATGATTGCCCACGCGCTGGAGCTGCTCGGCGCCGGCCCGGACGAGCGCGTGCTCGACCTGTTCTGCGGGCTGGGCAACTTCACCCTGCCGCTGGCGCGCACCGTGCGCGAGGTGTTGGGCGTGGAAGGCGAGGCCGGGCTGGTGGCACGTGCGCGCGAGAATGCGCAGCGCAACGGCCTGGACAACGCGCAGTTCTTCGCTGCCGACCTGACCCAGGACCAGCGCGCCACGCCGTGGATGCGCCAGGGCTTCGACAAGCTGCTGCTGGATCCGCCGCGTTCGGGCGCGATCGAAGTGCTGCAGCAGTTGCCGCTCAAGCAGTTCAACCGCATCGTCTATGTCAGCTGCCATCCGGGTTCGCTGGCCCGTGATGCGGGTTACCTGGTCAACGAGCAGGGCTTCCGCCTGGTCTCGGCCGGCGCGATGGACATGTTCCCGCACACCGCGCACGTGGAAAGCATCGCCGTCTTCGAGAAGAAGTAAGCCATGGGCATCGAGATCGAGCGCAAGTTCCTGGTCACCGGCGACGGCTGGCGCACTGCCGCGCACGAGGTGGTGCCGATGGCACAGGGCTACCTCAACGATGCCGCTTCGCTGGATGGCGGTACACAGAAGGCCTCGGTGCGGGTGCGCATCGAGGGCGACCAGGCCTTCCTCAACATCAAGTCGCGCGAGCTGGGCCACACCCGCCAGGAGTTCGATTACCCGGTGCCGGTGGCCGACGCCATGCAACTGCTCAAACTCTGCGTGGCCGGCCTGGTGGAAAAGCGCCGGCACCTGGTGCGGCACGAAGGCCACCTGTGGGAAGTCGACGAGTTCCTCGGCGACAACCTTGGCCTCGTGGTGGCGGAGATCGAACTGCAGTCGGCCGATGAAGCCTTTGCGCGGCCGGACTGGCTGGGCGCGGAAGTCACCGACCAGGCGCGCTACTACAACCTGCTGCTGGCATCGCGCCCGTACGCCAGGTGGTCGCCCGAAGAGCGTGGCTAAACACGCTCTATTCAGCGCCCGTAGCCCGTTTCTGACGAAGATTCCGGCTTCTGCGACAATGCGGCAGTGCGCCATCCCGGCGCCCCGCAATGGAGGAACCGCATGCTTGTGATCGGCGTCGCCGGCACCGAACTGACCGCCCAGGAGCGGGACTGGCTGCAGCACGACGCGGTTGCGGGCGTGATCCTGTTCAAGCGCAACTTTGCCTCGCGCGCGCAGGTGGCCGAGCTGTCAGCGGCGATCCGCGCCGCAGCGCCGCGCCCGCAGCTGGTGTGCGTGGACCAGGAAGGCGGCCGCGTGCAGCGTTTCCGCGAGGGCTATACCGAGTTGCCGCCGCTAGAAGGCTTCGGCGCGCTGTATGCAAAGGATCCCGACGCCGCGCTGGCGCTGGCCGAGC is a genomic window of Stenotrophomonas sp. Marseille-Q4652 containing:
- the rnc gene encoding ribonuclease III produces the protein MVTKTFQRGDLIGHPFRDQGLLAQALTHRSAGAPHNERLEFLGDSIVNMLVAQALYQRWPKADEGALTRARASLVCEGALATIARTLKLGERLTMGPGEMKSGGHRRDSILADALEAVVAAIYLDAGFEACRAVVLPWFEASLQALPATGKPEKDPKTRLQEWLQARQKGLPVYELVSETGDDHAKLFRVRCSVADPAVTTEGEGTSRRLAEQQAAATAIERLDSK
- the era gene encoding GTPase Era produces the protein MNETTPHRCGSVAVIGRPNVGKSTLTNALVGAKISIVSNRPQTTRHRLLGIATFPEGQLVLVDTPGLHRQQKRAMNRVMNRAARGSLDGVDAGLLVIEAGRWDEEDTLAFNVLRDAGIPVVLVVNKVDRLKDKGALLPFLQQVTEGRDFAAVHPISALKRNGLEQLVKDLLRLVPEAPPMFGEDEITDRSQRFLAGELVREQLMRQLGEELPYATTVEIERFAEDGNLLRIGAVIWVEREGQKAIVIGKAGARLKEIGAKSRLQMERLFGAKVFLETWVRVREGWSDDEAALKAFGYGEN
- the recO gene encoding DNA repair protein RecO, yielding MRIEDEPAYVLHARAWRETSLLVEVLSENHGRLGLLARGVHGPRKQPLRAALQPLQAIRFSAVQRGELAQLRGAEAMDAAPRLAGDSMLAGFYINELLLRLAPRQDPLPELYDAYARVRQRLSASEPLAWSLRRFERDLLEALGFGFDLAHAADGQPIDPAARYQLDPLEGPRRVLSERAGQHRRDMATGAALLALGEDRQPGTADLASLRPVMRAVLAHHLGGRGLKSWEMLDDLARRRQRPDRAQD
- a CDS encoding response regulator, which translates into the protein MEAALMIPGQDPLPRLLLVEDDPISQRFLLATLESLPANVDAVASVAEAMRLAAETRYDLWLVDAYLPDGSGGDLLRQLRRRWPCVPALAHTADGTAGMRESLRRAGFGETLVKPMTADALLKAVRRALARGADDHPPPAGQPPLGDWDETAALAALNGQRTHLVALRELFLAELPVTHEAVVAALQRQDEAALRGQLHRLQASCGFVGAARLGRAVRELHHHPGSMQARNQFSEAVAALLH
- the rlmD gene encoding 23S rRNA (uracil(1939)-C(5))-methyltransferase RlmD; the encoded protein is MARSRSRLDKTPFQTEILDLSHDGRGVARRDGEGGKVTFVTGALPGEVVMAEQTGKSRHFDEARTVEVLQASPQRVQPRCPHFGVCAGCVLQHLEESQQIVAKQRVLMDNLERIGHVKPETVLPPLVGDSWGYRRKGRFSVRRVEKKDKTLVGFRELDPRFVADLSLCLTVIPEIGTKVAALSAFIESLEGKRDIPQIEFIGGDSAIALTVRHLQPLSDADRQAWIDFGQQHGFAIYLQPGGLESVHALWPAEGVALSFRLPQWDVELAFRPLDFIQVNAKLNEKMIAHALELLGAGPDERVLDLFCGLGNFTLPLARTVREVLGVEGEAGLVARARENAQRNGLDNAQFFAADLTQDQRATPWMRQGFDKLLLDPPRSGAIEVLQQLPLKQFNRIVYVSCHPGSLARDAGYLVNEQGFRLVSAGAMDMFPHTAHVESIAVFEKK
- a CDS encoding CYTH domain-containing protein — translated: MGIEIERKFLVTGDGWRTAAHEVVPMAQGYLNDAASLDGGTQKASVRVRIEGDQAFLNIKSRELGHTRQEFDYPVPVADAMQLLKLCVAGLVEKRRHLVRHEGHLWEVDEFLGDNLGLVVAEIELQSADEAFARPDWLGAEVTDQARYYNLLLASRPYARWSPEERG